The following are encoded together in the Pleurocapsa sp. FMAR1 genome:
- a CDS encoding HAD-IA family hydrolase gives MTNQLQGLIFDVDGTLANTEKDGHRVAFNQAFAEAGLDWNWSVEFYGQLLTVSGGKERIEFYLSQYLPDFKPTQDMTDFVVHLHQLKNKYYQALLRQGAIKLRSGTKRIIESARQNGISLAIATTSSLPNVIALLEKYLDLDWFETIGAGDMVAAKKPAPDVYNYVMEQISLPAQNLLVFEDSDNGLEAATKAGLKTIVTVNNYTKHQDFSQAALVVSDLGEPNSPCQVIQGDFQASYLDIVNLRSILST, from the coding sequence ATGACAAATCAATTGCAGGGTTTAATCTTTGATGTGGACGGTACTTTAGCCAATACAGAAAAAGATGGGCATCGAGTAGCTTTTAATCAGGCGTTTGCAGAGGCGGGTTTAGATTGGAATTGGTCAGTAGAATTTTATGGTCAATTGCTGACAGTTTCAGGGGGAAAAGAAAGAATTGAGTTTTATCTAAGTCAGTATTTACCAGACTTTAAACCTACTCAAGATATGACTGATTTTGTGGTACATCTTCACCAGCTTAAAAATAAATATTATCAAGCATTACTTCGCCAGGGAGCAATAAAACTTCGATCAGGAACAAAAAGAATTATTGAATCAGCTAGACAAAATGGTATTAGTCTGGCGATCGCAACTACATCTTCTTTACCCAACGTAATTGCTTTGCTAGAGAAATATTTAGACTTAGATTGGTTTGAAACTATTGGCGCAGGAGATATGGTCGCTGCCAAAAAACCTGCTCCCGATGTTTATAATTACGTTATGGAGCAAATTTCGCTTCCTGCTCAAAACCTGCTAGTTTTTGAAGATTCTGATAACGGCTTAGAAGCAGCAACTAAAGCAGGATTAAAGACCATAGTTACTGTTAACAACTACACAAAACATCAAGATTTTAGCCAAGCAGCATTGGTAGTCAGTGATTTAGGTGAACCAAATTCACCGTGCCAGGTTATCCAAGGTGATTTTCAAGCTAGCTATTTAGATATAGTTAATTTGCGCTCAATTTTATCAACGTAA
- a CDS encoding lipid-A-disaccharide synthase-related protein encodes MKLLVLSNGHGEDVIAVRIIEQLQIVTNNLEIAALPIVGQGYAYSKLNIPIAGRVQQMPSGGFIYMGGNPLWSDVRGGLIKLTIEQLKLVRKWGKKDTAILAVGDIVPLLYAWLSKANFAFVGTAKSEYYLRNETDWLAKTSSLEKKFGSVYLPWERWLMSRNTCKAVFPRDSLTTKILQKWSIPADDLGNPMMDKITPEIKPSESEKFRVLLLAGSRMPESLRNWQQILTALLTVIDEFPAEKLEFLGAIAPALNLRVFIEAAVTYGWEIAEEKSQMVTLTKSSCDLILSQENYQQFLQQSDMAIAMAGTATEQFVGLGKPAVIMPGSGPQFTYAFAEAQSRLLGCSILMVDNPQQVGKAISQVMNDPQQLINMALNGKRRMGKAGAAKRIAHCLQKKLLKI; translated from the coding sequence ATGAAACTGCTGGTTCTGAGTAATGGTCATGGAGAAGATGTAATTGCTGTTCGTATTATAGAACAATTACAAATTGTTACCAATAATCTGGAAATAGCAGCTTTACCTATTGTCGGACAAGGCTACGCTTACAGCAAATTAAATATTCCTATTGCTGGTAGAGTGCAGCAAATGCCTTCTGGTGGATTTATTTATATGGGAGGCAATCCTCTTTGGTCAGATGTGCGAGGTGGGTTAATTAAGCTAACAATTGAACAGCTAAAGTTAGTGCGTAAATGGGGTAAAAAGGATACGGCAATTTTAGCAGTGGGAGATATTGTTCCCTTGCTATATGCTTGGTTGAGCAAAGCTAATTTTGCTTTTGTAGGTACGGCTAAATCCGAATATTATCTGCGTAACGAAACTGATTGGCTGGCTAAAACTTCCAGCTTAGAGAAAAAATTCGGTTCGGTTTATTTACCCTGGGAACGTTGGTTGATGAGTCGTAATACTTGTAAAGCGGTGTTTCCTAGAGATAGTTTGACCACCAAGATTTTACAAAAATGGTCTATTCCTGCTGACGATTTGGGAAATCCGATGATGGATAAAATTACTCCAGAAATAAAACCGTCAGAATCCGAAAAATTCAGGGTATTATTATTAGCGGGTTCAAGAATGCCAGAGTCATTACGCAATTGGCAACAAATTTTGACCGCCTTGTTGACAGTAATTGATGAGTTTCCAGCCGAAAAATTAGAGTTTTTAGGCGCGATCGCACCAGCACTAAATCTTAGAGTATTTATAGAAGCTGCGGTTACCTACGGGTGGGAAATAGCTGAAGAGAAATCTCAAATGGTAACTTTGACTAAAAGCAGTTGTGATTTAATTTTGAGCCAAGAAAACTATCAGCAGTTTTTACAACAGTCAGATATGGCGATCGCCATGGCAGGTACAGCAACCGAACAATTTGTAGGTTTAGGAAAGCCTGCGGTTATCATGCCAGGATCTGGACCTCAATTTACCTATGCTTTTGCCGAAGCTCAATCGCGTTTGCTTGGTTGCTCAATTTTGATGGTAGACAATCCTCAGCAAGTAGGCAAGGCGATCTCTCAGGTCATGAATGATCCACAACAGCTAATAAATATGGCTCTCAACGGTAAACGCCGTATGGGAAAAGCGGGTGCAGCCAAAAGAATTGCTCACTGTTTACAAAAAAAACTCTTAAAAATTTAA
- a CDS encoding LOG family protein, with protein MTLSSPNDSESLNQQLKDLLPILSNHPHRQLIQRALGVLTRIAEEDTERPNWKILTASIEDLEQGFKKFYPYRHTRKIAIFGSARTLKEQAEYKMAMEFARCMTQSGFMVITGAGGGIMQAGNEGAGRDNSFGLNIRLPFEQGANSAIQGDDKLIDFKYFFTRKLFFLRESDAIALFPGGFGTQDEAFETLTLCQTGKYGPVPLVLVDKPGGDYWHSWDDYICKQLKAKGLISPEDTSLYTITDELDVACQTIKDFYRVYHSSRYVDNLFVMRLTLELPDEKVEKLNQDFADILSQGKITKTAALPEEQKDSETINLPRLCFYFNQKSLGRLHQLIAEINQYEVVCDATEHPELK; from the coding sequence ATGACTTTATCTTCACCTAACGACTCAGAATCATTAAATCAGCAGCTCAAGGATTTGCTGCCAATTCTCTCTAACCATCCTCATCGTCAATTAATCCAGCGGGCTTTGGGTGTGCTAACCAGAATTGCTGAGGAGGACACAGAAAGACCCAACTGGAAGATTTTAACTGCTTCTATTGAAGATTTAGAGCAGGGATTTAAAAAGTTTTACCCCTATAGACACACTAGAAAAATTGCTATTTTTGGTTCGGCTCGAACTTTGAAAGAGCAAGCAGAATATAAAATGGCAATGGAGTTTGCCCGCTGTATGACCCAGTCTGGATTTATGGTGATAACTGGGGCTGGGGGCGGAATTATGCAGGCAGGAAACGAGGGGGCTGGTAGAGATAATTCTTTTGGTCTTAATATCAGATTGCCTTTTGAACAGGGTGCCAACTCTGCTATTCAAGGGGATGATAAGTTAATCGACTTTAAATACTTTTTTACTCGCAAATTATTTTTCTTAAGAGAAAGTGATGCGATCGCTCTTTTTCCTGGCGGTTTTGGTACTCAAGATGAAGCTTTTGAAACTCTGACCCTTTGCCAAACTGGTAAATATGGTCCTGTACCTTTAGTTTTGGTCGATAAACCAGGAGGAGATTACTGGCACTCCTGGGATGATTATATTTGTAAACAGCTAAAGGCTAAAGGGTTAATTAGTCCAGAAGATACCAGCCTGTATACGATTACCGATGAATTAGACGTAGCTTGTCAAACTATCAAAGACTTTTACCGCGTATATCATTCCAGCCGCTATGTAGATAACCTCTTTGTGATGCGTCTGACGTTAGAATTACCTGATGAAAAAGTTGAGAAGCTCAATCAAGATTTTGCCGATATACTTAGTCAAGGAAAAATCACTAAGACTGCTGCCCTTCCAGAAGAACAAAAAGACTCAGAAACAATTAATTTACCACGCTTGTGTTTTTACTTTAACCAAAAAAGCCTAGGTCGTTTACATCAGCTAATCGCTGAAATCAATCAATATGAGGTGGTTTGTGATGCTACGGAACATCCAGAACTCAAATAA
- the trxA gene encoding thioredoxin: MSSSAAPVTDASFAEEVLESSVPVLVDFWAPWCGPCRMVAPVVDEIAEQYDDQIKVVKLNTDENPQVASQYGIRSIPTLMIFKDGQRVDMVVGAVPKTTLANTLEKYL, from the coding sequence ATGTCATCATCAGCTGCGCCAGTAACAGATGCAAGTTTTGCAGAAGAAGTTTTAGAAAGTTCCGTTCCCGTACTAGTAGATTTTTGGGCTCCTTGGTGTGGTCCCTGCCGTATGGTTGCGCCAGTAGTAGACGAAATTGCCGAACAATATGACGATCAAATTAAAGTAGTTAAATTAAATACAGACGAAAACCCCCAAGTTGCTAGTCAATATGGTATTCGCAGTATTCCTACCTTGATGATCTTCAAGGATGGTCAACGAGTAGATATGGTAGTTGGAGCAGTCCCTAAAACTACTTTGGCAAACACGCTAGAAAAATATCTATAA
- a CDS encoding DUF2079 domain-containing protein, with amino-acid sequence MPMASFAIAFFIVTLTLTLHRHFSFYSSYDQGIFNQVFWNGTQGNFFQSTLSSQLSTNVIHSGEVPYVGYHRLGQHFTPALLLWLPIYYLFPYPATLTVLQVIFVTAAGLVLYPLARIYLKPAIATLITVSFYGANAVVGPTLGNFHDLSQIPLFMFSLLLAMEKRCWWLFTIFAICTLAVREDSGITLFGVGVYLILSRRYPRIGLAVCLGSFLYVLGVTNLVMPLFSSDISQRFMLENFGQYAEGNQASTLEIILNMVTNPGKLLVELFTPFLGTLKYLLGQWLPLAFIPVVAPAAWAIAIFPLLQLFLSQGDLVLSISIRYAISVTPGLFYGSILWWAGQGFGNVNRAITQCKPRQLRPQFRRFWIFCICLSLFFTVTSNPSQTLYFLIPDSIKPLVYISAPEQWQRSQNIYNLLAKIPANASVSATSFIIPHVSSRREVIRLPGLEIRGDNQKIHQVDYLIADLGIMERYQVVFNNYGTDLKVITQVIEQVLQNREYGVIGFNQGVVLLQKSVNSNSEAINAWQAYLTKIKPIIDS; translated from the coding sequence ATGCCTATGGCTAGCTTCGCGATCGCTTTTTTTATTGTTACCCTGACTTTAACTCTACATCGTCATTTCTCATTTTATTCTTCTTACGATCAGGGAATTTTCAATCAGGTTTTTTGGAACGGTACTCAAGGTAATTTTTTTCAAAGTACGCTTTCTTCTCAACTCTCTACTAACGTGATTCATAGTGGAGAAGTTCCCTATGTGGGCTATCACCGCTTAGGGCAGCATTTTACCCCTGCTTTATTGCTCTGGTTGCCAATTTACTATCTGTTTCCTTATCCAGCTACCCTAACTGTTTTACAGGTAATTTTTGTCACCGCAGCAGGATTGGTTTTATATCCTCTGGCAAGAATATACTTGAAACCTGCGATCGCAACTCTGATTACCGTTAGTTTTTATGGTGCTAATGCCGTAGTGGGTCCAACTCTGGGAAATTTTCACGATCTTTCTCAAATTCCTTTGTTTATGTTTAGTTTGCTCTTGGCAATGGAGAAACGCTGCTGGTGGCTGTTTACAATTTTTGCCATCTGTACTTTGGCAGTGCGAGAAGATAGCGGGATTACCTTATTTGGTGTTGGAGTTTATTTAATTCTTAGTCGTCGATATCCGCGAATTGGCTTGGCGGTATGTCTAGGTAGTTTTTTGTATGTGCTAGGTGTAACTAATTTAGTCATGCCTTTATTTAGTAGCGATATTTCCCAAAGATTTATGCTCGAAAACTTTGGACAGTACGCTGAAGGAAATCAGGCTTCAACCCTAGAGATTATTCTCAACATGGTTACTAATCCTGGAAAGTTGCTGGTGGAGTTGTTTACACCTTTTTTGGGTACTCTAAAGTATTTGCTGGGGCAATGGTTGCCCTTAGCGTTTATACCCGTTGTTGCTCCTGCTGCTTGGGCGATCGCCATTTTTCCTCTTTTACAATTATTCCTCAGTCAGGGAGATTTAGTTTTAAGCATTTCTATTCGCTACGCCATCAGCGTTACTCCTGGTTTATTTTACGGTTCAATTTTGTGGTGGGCTGGACAGGGTTTTGGTAATGTTAACAGAGCAATTACTCAATGCAAACCTCGCCAGCTTCGTCCTCAGTTTCGTCGTTTCTGGATCTTTTGTATTTGTTTATCTTTATTTTTTACAGTCACTTCTAACCCCAGTCAGACTCTATATTTTTTAATACCCGATTCAATTAAACCCTTAGTTTATATTTCTGCACCTGAACAATGGCAGCGCAGCCAGAATATCTACAATCTTTTAGCCAAAATTCCTGCTAATGCCAGTGTTTCAGCAACTAGTTTTATTATTCCCCATGTTTCTAGTAGAAGGGAAGTAATCCGTTTACCTGGATTAGAAATTAGAGGAGATAACCAAAAAATTCATCAGGTAGACTATCTTATTGCCGATTTGGGAATAATGGAACGCTATCAGGTAGTTTTTAATAACTATGGCACCGACCTTAAAGTTATCACTCAGGTAATTGAACAAGTTCTCCAAAACCGAGAATATGGTGTCATTGGCTTTAATCAAGGAGTAGTTTTATTACAGAAGAGCGTAAATTCTAACTCTGAAGCCATAAATGCTTGGCAAGCTTATTTAACCAAAATTAAGCCTATTATCGATTCTTAA
- a CDS encoding diguanylate cyclase gives MAYQATYDDLTGLLNCREFNEKLKYSVQKAHKYHTESVLCYLDLDRFKIVNDTAEHLVGDRLSS, from the coding sequence ATTGCTTATCAAGCAACCTATGATGATTTGACTGGTCTATTAAATTGCCGTGAATTTAATGAAAAACTAAAATATTCTGTGCAAAAAGCACATAAATACCATACTGAATCGGTTTTGTGCTATCTGGATTTAGACCGCTTCAAAATTGTCAATGATACTGCTGAACATCTAGTCGGCGATCGCCTGTCATCATAA
- the thrS gene encoding threonine--tRNA ligase — MPEAEQAQQPIKLLRTSESESLKKIRHTASHIMAMAVQKLFPKAQVTIGPCTENGFYYDFDSPDPFTEKDLKKIRKEMSKIINRNLPVMREEVSREEAKQRIEAQGEPYKLEILDSIHEPITIYHLGEQWWDLCAGPHVAHTADIDPKAFALESVAGAYWRGDETKAQLQRIYGTAWETPEQLAEYQRRQEEALKRDHRKLGKELGLFIFSDLVGAGLPLWTPKGTVLRSQLEDYLKQEQIKRGYLPVVTPHLGKVDLFKISGHWQNYREDSFPMMAEDEAAAAAEQGFVLKPMNCPFHIQIYQSELRSYKELPIRLAEFGTVYRYEQSGELGGLTRVRGFTQDDAHLFVTPEQLDEEFLKVVELIQTVFKNLQLTNFKARLSFRDPDSDKYIGSDEAWDKAQNAIRRAVEKMGMEHFEGIGEAAFYGPKLDFIFEDALGREWQLGTVQVDYNLPERFELEYVAEDGSRQRPIMIHRAPFGSLERLIGILIEEYAGDFPLWLAPVQVRLLPVRDAHFDYVKEVAAKMREAGIRAEADTSGERLGKMIRNAEKQKIPIMSVVGDKEVEDNTLSIRTRASGELGAIALAEVISKLTQTISEHTNF; from the coding sequence ATGCCTGAAGCAGAACAAGCACAACAACCAATAAAATTACTCCGTACTAGTGAATCCGAATCTCTTAAAAAAATTCGCCACACCGCATCTCACATCATGGCAATGGCGGTGCAAAAGCTTTTTCCTAAAGCACAGGTTACTATAGGCCCCTGCACAGAAAATGGCTTTTATTACGATTTTGATAGTCCCGATCCCTTTACCGAAAAGGATTTGAAAAAAATCCGTAAGGAAATGAGCAAAATTATTAATCGTAACCTGCCTGTGATGCGAGAAGAAGTTAGCCGAGAAGAAGCTAAACAACGCATTGAAGCTCAAGGCGAACCCTACAAGTTGGAAATTTTAGACAGTATTCACGAGCCAATTACCATTTATCATTTAGGAGAACAATGGTGGGACTTGTGTGCAGGTCCTCATGTAGCCCACACTGCTGATATCGATCCTAAGGCGTTCGCTCTAGAAAGCGTGGCAGGGGCATACTGGCGCGGAGATGAAACTAAGGCACAGCTACAGCGTATTTATGGTACTGCTTGGGAAACACCCGAACAGCTAGCAGAATATCAGCGTCGCCAAGAAGAGGCTCTAAAACGCGATCATCGCAAGCTAGGCAAAGAATTGGGCTTATTTATCTTCTCTGATTTAGTCGGGGCAGGTTTACCCTTGTGGACTCCTAAAGGGACTGTCTTGCGATCGCAATTAGAAGATTATCTCAAACAAGAACAAATAAAGCGGGGTTATCTGCCTGTAGTTACGCCTCACCTGGGTAAAGTCGATTTATTCAAAATCTCAGGTCACTGGCAAAACTATAGGGAAGACTCGTTTCCGATGATGGCGGAAGACGAGGCAGCAGCAGCAGCAGAACAGGGTTTTGTTCTTAAGCCCATGAACTGTCCATTTCATATTCAAATCTATCAAAGTGAATTACGCTCTTACAAAGAGTTACCGATACGACTGGCGGAATTTGGTACAGTCTATCGTTACGAACAGTCAGGAGAATTGGGTGGACTTACACGAGTTAGAGGTTTTACTCAAGACGATGCTCATTTGTTCGTTACACCAGAACAATTAGACGAGGAATTTTTGAAGGTAGTTGAATTGATTCAGACTGTCTTTAAGAATTTGCAGTTGACTAATTTTAAAGCTCGCCTCAGCTTTCGCGACCCAGACTCAGACAAATACATCGGTTCAGATGAAGCCTGGGATAAAGCTCAAAATGCAATTCGTCGGGCAGTAGAAAAAATGGGCATGGAACATTTTGAAGGTATTGGCGAAGCTGCTTTTTATGGTCCCAAACTAGACTTTATCTTTGAAGATGCCTTGGGTAGAGAATGGCAGCTAGGTACAGTACAGGTAGACTATAATTTACCCGAACGCTTTGAACTAGAGTATGTTGCCGAAGATGGCTCCCGTCAGCGTCCGATTATGATTCACCGTGCGCCCTTTGGTTCATTAGAAAGGCTAATTGGCATCTTGATTGAAGAATATGCGGGCGACTTTCCCCTGTGGCTTGCTCCCGTGCAGGTGCGTCTGTTACCCGTGCGAGATGCCCATTTTGACTATGTAAAAGAAGTCGCTGCCAAAATGCGAGAGGCAGGAATCCGTGCCGAAGCCGATACTAGTGGCGAACGTTTGGGCAAAATGATTCGTAATGCCGAGAAGCAAAAAATACCTATCATGTCAGTGGTCGGCGATAAAGAAGTAGAAGATAATACCTTGAGTATTCGTACTCGTGCTTCTGGAGAATTAGGCGCGATCGCTCTAGCCGAAGTTATTAGTAAGCTGACTCAAACAATTTCCGAACACACTAACTTTTAG
- a CDS encoding DUF2605 domain-containing protein, with the protein MSRQQPNEKELLKTVLEPLLEDFQYWFERSRTLLESEPMPFFSAQEQAQLLERIVESQKEVQTVQMLFQATNGAAGIDSRMLLPWHQLVAECWNVAQKRRKFKNQA; encoded by the coding sequence ATGTCTAGACAACAGCCTAATGAGAAAGAGTTACTCAAGACGGTTTTAGAGCCACTTTTAGAAGATTTTCAATATTGGTTTGAGCGATCGCGCACTTTATTAGAATCAGAGCCAATGCCTTTTTTTTCTGCTCAAGAGCAAGCTCAATTATTAGAGAGAATTGTTGAGAGTCAAAAAGAAGTTCAAACGGTACAAATGCTATTTCAGGCTACAAATGGTGCAGCAGGTATAGACTCAAGAATGCTGCTTCCCTGGCATCAGTTAGTGGCTGAGTGCTGGAATGTAGCCCAAAAACGACGAAAATTTAAAAATCAAGCTTAA
- a CDS encoding DUF2973 domain-containing protein, with the protein MLHLVYILVFTVIALLAVSNLIRSLITLSADTQKFYAPNHNRSSNNHFRQQKGVHPELLDEQGKVIQEPLLVMRSVSVDDARSKLDALYDASPSKTVEPED; encoded by the coding sequence ATGTTGCATTTAGTTTACATTCTGGTATTTACTGTCATTGCCCTTTTGGCAGTTAGTAATCTCATACGTAGTTTAATTACTTTGAGTGCAGATACTCAAAAGTTCTATGCTCCCAATCACAATCGCTCAAGCAACAATCATTTTCGCCAGCAAAAAGGAGTTCATCCAGAACTATTAGATGAGCAAGGTAAAGTGATTCAAGAACCATTACTCGTAATGCGATCTGTATCTGTAGATGATGCACGCTCAAAGCTAGATGCTTTATACGATGCCTCACCTAGTAAAACCGTTGAGCCTGAAGATTAG
- a CDS encoding cytochrome c: MDNQLVQTQAWLNRLFLIIVAVMLMIGISILGIHWQNVSDPYAHEVLSLEGDASKGLAMFQINCAGCHSLQAERNVGPRLENISKRRSQRDLIGQVTSGQTPPMPKFQPSRQEMADLLSYLNQL; this comes from the coding sequence GTGGATAATCAGTTAGTCCAAACTCAGGCTTGGCTAAACCGCCTATTTTTAATCATAGTGGCAGTAATGCTGATGATCGGCATCAGCATTCTAGGAATCCATTGGCAAAACGTTTCAGATCCCTATGCCCATGAGGTGTTGTCTTTAGAAGGTGATGCTTCTAAAGGCTTAGCAATGTTTCAAATTAATTGTGCAGGTTGCCATAGTTTACAGGCAGAAAGAAATGTAGGACCAAGATTAGAAAATATTTCTAAGCGCAGATCTCAGCGAGACTTGATCGGGCAAGTCACTAGCGGGCAAACTCCTCCCATGCCCAAGTTTCAACCTAGTCGGCAAGAAATGGCAGATTTACTTAGCTATTTAAATCAGCTATAG
- the petG gene encoding cytochrome b6-f complex subunit V has protein sequence MLEPLLLGIVLGLVFITLAGLFFAAYMQFKRGNKLGID, from the coding sequence GTGCTCGAACCTTTACTTCTAGGAATTGTTCTAGGTTTAGTTTTTATTACTTTGGCAGGACTATTCTTTGCTGCTTATATGCAGTTCAAGCGTGGTAATAAATTAGGCATTGATTAA